From a single Anomaloglossus baeobatrachus isolate aAnoBae1 chromosome 4, aAnoBae1.hap1, whole genome shotgun sequence genomic region:
- the LOC142303042 gene encoding olfactory receptor 5B21-like has product MFIFSGLTDDKNLEMFLFTVFLVIFLVTIFTNLGLVAIVHGSSNLQTPMYYFLSYLSLVDVLYSFTIIPKMLSDLMSLKDSISFEGCALQFFFYAALASIDSLLLSTMSYDRYVAICYPLRYASIMTRKKYLCLVLLSFSIGFIQSTIQTGCAFTLRFCGPNLIDHFYCDAPLVLRLSCSDTSTCNMVTIYIVIAMGMGPLMAILLSYLLITLSISRMKSADSRKKAFSTCSSHLICISIFYGTIFFTYLHPPSHVFTIQDKVASVFYTAVTPMLNPIIYSLRNQDVKRTIIASAQKLLMMCTRH; this is encoded by the coding sequence ATGTTTATATTCTCCGGACTGACTGATGACAAAAATCTAGAAATGTTCCTCTTTACGGTATTCCTTGTTATTTTCCTTGTCACCATATTCACGAACCTCGGACTGGTGGCTATTGTTCATGGATCTTCTAATCTCCAGACCCCCATGTATTACTTTCTGAGTTACCTCTCTCTGGTGGATGTCTTGTATTCATTTACCATAATCCCTAAGATGCTTTCAGACCTTATGTCCTTGAAGGACAGCATCTCCTTTGAAGGTTGTGCTCTTCAGTTCTTCTTCTATGCTGCTCTGGCCTCCATAGACTCCCTTCTTCTCTCAACCATGTCCTATGACCGCTATGTTGCCATCTGCTATCCTCTCCGTTATGCCTCCATAATGACTAGGAAGAAATATCTATGTCTTGTTCTTCTTTCCTTCTCCATTGGCTTCATACAGTCCACCATACAGACTGGCTGTGCTTTTACTCTTCGATTCTGTGGGCCCAACCTCATTGACCACTTCTATTGTGATGCCCCTCTCGTCCTCAGACTTTCCTGCTCAGATACCTCAACATGTAATATGGTGACTATCTACATTGTCATTGCTATGGGCATGGGTCCACTGATGGCTATCCTACTGTCATATCTCTTAATCACCCTCTCAATTTCACGCATGAAATCAGCAGACAGCAGGAAGAAAGCCTTCAGCACCTGCTCATCACATCTCATCTGCATCTCTATCTTCTATGGAACCATATTTTTCACCTACCTGCATCCTCCTTCCCATGTCTTTACCATCCAAGACAAGGTGGCGTCCGTCTTCTACACCGCAGTGACTCCAATGCTGAACCCCATCATATATAGTCTGAGGAACCAAGATGTGAAAAGAACCATCATAGCATCAGCTCAGAAGCTGTTAATGATGTGTACACGGCATTAA
- the LOC142303043 gene encoding olfactory receptor 5J3-like → MICATKFLKGSDVSNKTQVAIFIFSGLTDDEILENFLFTLFTVIYLVTIFANLGLVVIVRRSSNLQTPMYYFLSYLSLVDIFYSSTITPKMLSDLMSLKKTISFEGCALQFFFYAALASIDSLLLSNMSYDRYVAICHPLHYVSIMTKKKCLCLVLLSFSIGFIQSSVQTSCAFTLRFCGPNFIDHFYCDAPLVVKLSCSDTSTCNMVTIYIVSAMAMGPLMAILLSYLLITFSISRMKSADSRKKAFSTCSSHLICISIFYGTIFFTYLHPPSHVFSTQEKVASLFYTAVTPMLNPIIYSLRNQDVKRTIIASAQKLLMICTRH, encoded by the exons ATGATTTGTGCAACCAAATTCCTTAAAGGATCAG ACGTCTCCAACAAGACACAAGTGGCCATATTTATATTCTCTGGATTGACTGATGATGAGATACTAGAAAACTTCCTCTTCACACTATTCACTGTCATCTACCTCGTCACCATTTTCGCGAACCTTGGTCTAGTTGTTATTGTTCGTAGATCCTCTAATCTTCAGACCCCCATGTATTACTTCCTGAGTTACCTCTCTCTGGTGGACATCTTCTATTCCTCAACGATAACTCCTAAGATGCTTTCAGACCTTATGTCCTTGAAGAAGACCATTTCTTTTGAAGGTTGTGCTCTTCAGTTCTTCTTCTATGCCGCTCTGGCTTCCATAGACTCCCTTCTTCTCTCCAACATGTCCTATGACCGCTATGTTGCCATCTGTCACCCTCTTCATTACGTCTCCATAATGACTAAGAAGaaatgtctgtgccttgttttactTTCCTTCTCTATTGGCTTTATACAGTCCTCAGTTCAAACCAGTTGCGCTTTTACTCTTCGATTCTGTGGGCCCAACTTCATCGATCATTTCTACTGTGATGCTCCTCTGGTCGTCAAACTTTCCTGCTCAGATACCTCAACATGTAATATGGTGACTATCTACATTGTCAGTGCTATGGCCATGGGTCCATTGATGGCTATCCTACTGTCATATCTCCTAATTACATTCTCAATTTCACGCATGAAATCAGCAGACAGCAGGAAGAAAGCCTTCAGCACCTGCTCATCACATCTCATCTGCATCTCTATCTTCTATGGAACCATATTTTTCACCTACCTGCATCCTCCTTCCCATGTCTTTAGCACCCAGGAGAAGGTGGCGTCACTCTTCTACACCGCAGTGACTCCAATGCTGAACCCCATCATATATAGTCTGAGGAACCAAGATGTGAAAAGAACCATCATAGCATCAGCTCAGAAGCTGTTAATGATTTGCACACGGCATTAA